In Colletotrichum higginsianum IMI 349063 chromosome 1, whole genome shotgun sequence, one genomic interval encodes:
- a CDS encoding Rieske domain-containing protein yields MSSLRARSRSEAGWFLAGLSSSFPDLGADEGNLSELRFCDADLKPGCKVFHVPKSDSTQSTEMLMAPDVLNYAELEGDLKEQVLVFRYKGKFHAVDHKCPHSSYPLSHGTPFDIEDFGMVLSAGLTCPKHGWSFDLFSGMADRARYKLGVWEVQLREIAETGPDTSTGESKAATPNADQEVWVRRKQRIG; encoded by the exons ATGAGCTCACTCAGGGCCCGATCTCGGTCAGAAGCAGGATGGTTTCTCGCCGGCCTCAGCTCCTCGTTCCCCGACCTCGGGGCTGACGAGGGCAACCTCTCGGAGCTCCGGTTCTGCGATGCGGACCTGAAGCCGGGGTGCAAGGTCTTCCACGTGCCCAAGTCGGACAGCACGCAGAGCACCGAGATGCTCATGGCCCCCGACGTCCTGAACTACGCCGAGCTAGAGGGGGATCTGAAGGAGCAGGTCCTTGTCTTTAGATACAAGGGCAAGTTTCACGCCGTCGATCAT AAATGCCCACACTCCTCATATCCTTTATCGCATGGCACCCCGTTCGACATTGAGGATTTCGGCATGGTCTTGAGTGCGGGCCTGACCTGCCCGAAGCATGGGTGGTCGTTTGACCTCTTCTCTGGGATGGCAGACCGCGCGAGGTACAAGCTGGGTGTTTGGGAGGTGCAGTTGCGGGAGATCGCAGAGACGGGGCCGGACACCTCGACGGGGGAATCCAAAGCTGCGACGCCAAACGCGGACCAGGAGGTGTGGGTGAGAAGAAAGCAGAGGATAGGTTAG
- a CDS encoding Parasitic phase-specific protein PSP-1: protein MSATQLPNGYKSFGPKANCTLEVCPLEASLLRYQPSIPVNGTFIGLFALAMIIHTFQGLRSRNWGFMASMIGGCLLEIIGYVGRLILHDNPFSFGGFLLQIICIAVAPVFFCAAIYVTLSKVIINVDRSISRFHPSLFYYIFIPCDIVSLVLQATGGALSTVGNNKAQVQKGVNVSLAGLIFQVVCLVAFCALFADYLITCARKPEARQRMTKRMQTFVAFLFLSSLLILVRCSYRIEELKEGYFSEMFRNEPLFIGLESSYVAARELG from the exons ATGTCTGCAACCCAGCTGCCGAACGGGTACAAGTCTTTCGGCCCGAAGGCCAACTGCACCCTCGAGGTGTGCCCGCTGGAGGCCAGTCTCCTGCGCTACCAGCCCTCGATCCCGGTCAATGGAACCTTCATCGGCCTCTTCGCTTTGGCCATGATCATCCACACCTTTCAGGGGCTGCGGTCGAGGAACTGGGGGTTCATGGCCAGCATGATAGGCGGCTGCCTGTTGGAAATCATTGGATATGTCGGCAGACTTATCTTGCACGACAACCCGTTTTCGTTTGGAGGCTTCCTGCTACAAATCA TCTGCATTGCCGTCGCCCCGGTCTTCTTCTGCGCGGCTATTTACGTCACGCTGTCCAAGGT GATCATCAATGTCGACCGCTCCATCTCCCGGTTCCACCCAAGCCTGTTCTACTACATCTTCATCCCATGCGACAtcgtctccctcgtcctTCAGGCGACGGGCGGGGCGCTATCTACCGTCGGGAACAACAAGGCACAAGTGCAGAAAGGCGTCAACGTCTCGTTGGCCGGTCTCATCTTCCAGGTTGTGTGTCTGGTGGCCTTCTGTGCCCTGTTTGCAGACTACTTGATCACTTGCGCGCGGAAACCCGAAGCCCGGCAGCGGATGACGAAACGCATGCAGACGTTCGTTGCGTTTCTGTTCCTCTCCTCGCTCCTGATTCTCGTTCGCTGCTCGTACCGCATCGAGGAGTTGAAAGAGGGCTACTTCAGCGAGATGTTCCGCAACGAACCGCTGTTTATCGGTCTCGAGTCCTCGTATGTTGCCGCCCGTGAGCTTGGGTAG
- a CDS encoding Ankyrin repeat-containing protein yields the protein MAELLGTVVGVVSLGLQVCSGLNTYLDGVQGHREETESTRRRCNYMEALVKQIEDAQQHNSASFSGSGSPSLQPVLTGAQTELSSLRDYLNKVCAEASTPQTTIAQKIEGQKRKLLYPFRRDHLNRLGERLATANKALQTALNLVQIELSLEAGRGLKGLDTTLGSLTHDVAELGLGIQNSFQTSHRVSEEIMLSIQSQAAETSLLLSSSRDTGAALREDVAELKTMLAAIMSPDVREVCQRMRSKPDAMRMMCDLAAAEPGPDPREDAHQHSSLQLRSGKTYLDFQCRCKPRRVRTRRKRQAGPFFLIFEAVAENNHACGCPLADLVDTDKSWSAGISLRALRGLVSVAVATTLSSARGAGGFSISPVFTYAPVRDNSPAFEVVYVLEIASQHASYGVLSRGAYRDLARRAVRTLQAIFRTKRASPFDLDESGHNLLYYASVLLVWQPGMNTFAKETLALLEFLVALGVPRDSADARSWLRELSLDLPRSVALDSGFINAFDLLCPDNMDFNSFELGPVLLQGEGDISTMEYHQWLVTQSKKMPELYEDHPAKAVFMRNHAALSRILDADPPTLDLAATDALNQPVLYHLICWPQGLRTVVDRLGTSVIHQPDRDGESALMYALDRRCPVCVATHPIRDQGLNDRTCSCIEVVKLLLAADCLITSLQDPEWIWAFAAASDRAKHLVVDDLVLRRQRLKEAALARLSPEQIDCMNLSGPSVLDRHTNEVLDLLENDGHDVPFGLNTRTHRHSPTIYHCIAFIRDKSIVVSLADAFYSRGFHEVDAPNARGFTPLMWVRNTDFALWLVQHGASLTSLVPETVGGYTAMHTVLSLAGYCLQQHQHEAHSQIMAATPSAIGEAPYLDACRCWCSLRGCHPYSMLLKGMQRSTRASIQSGDMGTVINALDQFLDNMTASLAALEGGNRGIIPRDLVSTWLRGCTFAALALRHTCCNEGRARHDEEEVEEILEEDAVELRRLETLLVEFEEAVDDSGSSLTEFIQTYWKDKMASVLRDITRQSLTERDAEGARSLGVYLRVDGCEEKCESEDTDSWSDFESDDESAARRVKRYNDSLDLLIR from the exons ATGGCGGAGCTTCTGGggaccgtcgtcggcgtggtGTCGCTCGGGCTGCAGGTCTGCTCCGGTCTCAACACATACCTCGACGGGGTCCAGGGCCACAGGGAAGAGACGGAGTCAACCAGACGCCGCTGCAACTACATGGAAGCCCTCGTGAAGCAGATCGAAGATGCCCAACAGCACAACTCGGCGTCCttcagcggcagcggctccCCGTCGCTGCAGCCCGTCTTGACCGGGGCCCAGACGGAGTTGTCCTCGCTGCGCGACTATCTGAACAAGGTCTGCGCCGAAGCCTCGACGCCCCAGACGACCATCGCACAGAAGATAGAGGGCCAGAAGAGAAAGCTCCTCTACCCTTTCCGTCGAGATCACTTGAATCGTCTCGGGGAGCGCCTCGCGACCGCCAACAAGGCCCTCCAGACGGCCCTCAACCTCGTTCAGAT CGAGCTTTCTCTCGAAGCCGGTCGAGGTCTAAAGGGACTGGACACCACCCTGGGCTCCCTGACGCACGAtgtcgccgagctgggcctGGGCATACAGAACTCTTTCCAGACATCCCACCGGGTCTCCGAGGAGATAATGCTCAGCATCCAGAGccaggcggccgagacctCCCTCCTACTCTCGTCGAGCCGGGACACCGGCGCTGCTCTCCGAgaggacgtcgccgagctcaagACGATGCTAGCCGCCATCATGTCCCCCGACGTCCGTGAGGTTTGCCAGCGAATGCGCTCGAAGCCGGACGCAATGCGGATGATGTGCGATCTCGCGGCAGCCGAACCGGGGCCCGACCCAAGAGAAGATGCTCACCAGCATTCTTCACTCCAACTCCGATCCGGCAAGACGTACCTCGACTTCCAGTGCCGGTGCAAGCCACGCAGGGtccggacgaggaggaagcgcCAGGCCGGACCtttcttcctcatcttcgaagccgtcgccgagaacaACCACGCGTGCGGCTGCCcgctcgccgacctcgtcgacacgGATAAAAGCTGGTCCGCGGGAATCTCCCTCCGAGCCTTACGCGGTCTTgtctccgtcgccgtcgcgacGACGCTCTCGTccgcccgcggcgccggcggcttcaGCATCTCCCCTGTCTTCACGTATGCCCCGGTCCGCGACAACAGCCCGGCTTTCGAGGTCGTATATGTCTTGGAGATTGCCTCGCAGCATGCCTCGTACGGCGTGCTCAGCCGCGGCGCGTACCGTGATCTGGCTAGACGTGCGGTCAGGACGCTGCAGGCCATCTTTCGGACCaagagggcgtcgccgttcGATCTCGACGAGTCGGGGCACAACCTTCTGTACTACGCGAGCGTGTTGTTGGTTTGGCAACCAGGCATGAATACGTTCGCGAAAGAGACGCTCGCGCTGCTGGAGTTCCTCGTTGCTCTGGGAGTGCCGCGGGACAGCGCCGACGCGAGGAG TTGGCTTCGCGAGCTCTCCCTCGACTTACCGAGATCTGTTGCACTCGATTCCGGGTTCATAAACGCCTTTGACCTCCTGTGCCCCGACAACATGGACTTCAATTCTTTCGAGTTGGGACCGGTTCTGCTGCAGGGAGAGGGGGATATTTCCACGATGGAGTACCACCAGTGGCTGGTCACGCAGTCGAAAAAGATGCCCGAGT TGTACGAAGACCATCCCGCAAAGGCCGTCTTCATGCGGAACCATGCCGCCCTATCTCGGATCCTGGACGCGGATCCCCCGACGTTGGATCTAGCCGCCACAGACGCTCTCAACCAGCCAGTCCTCTACCATCTCATATGCTGGCCACAGGGCCTGAGGACGGTGGTCGACCGGCTCGGCACGTCCGTCATACACCAGCCCGACCGCGACGGAGAGTCTGCGCTGATGTATGCACTCGACCGGAGATGTCCAGTCTGTGTCGCGACACACCCCATCCGAGACCAGGGCTTGAATGACAGGACATGTTCATGCATAGAGGTCGTCAAGCTGCTTCTCGCCGCAGACTGCCTCATCACGAGCTTACAAGACCCCGAATGGATCTGGGCTTTCGCTGCGGCGTCCGACAGAGCGAAGCATCTGgttgtcgacgacctcgtcctccgaCGACAAAGGCTGAAAGAAGCGGCCCTCGCTCGCCTCAGCCCCGAGCAGATCGACTGCATGAACCTGAGCGGCCCTTCCGTCCTCGACAGACACACCAACGAGGTCTTGGACCTCCTCGAGAACGACGGGCACGACGTCCCCTTCGGACTCAACACAAGAACGCATAGACACAGCCCGACCATATACCATTGCATCGCCTTCATACGGGACAAGTCGATTGTGGTGTCCTTGGCGGACGCCTTCTATTCGAGAGGTTTCCACGAGGTCGACGCGCCCAACGCCCGAGGCTTCACCCCCCTCATGTGGGTTCGGAACACCGACTTCGCCCTCTGGCTAGTACAACACGGGGCGAGCCTTACGTCCCTGGTCCCGGAAACCGTTGGAGGGTACACGGCGATGCACACAGTACTCTCCTTAGCGGGATATTGCCtccagcagcatcagcacgAAGCCCACTCGCAGATCATGGCCGCGACACCTTCAGCTATCGGCGAGGCGCCGTACCTCGACGCCTGCCGGTGCTGGTGCTCGCTCCGCGGGTGCCATCCCTATAGCATGCTCCTGAAAGGAATGCAACGGTCGACGCGGGCGAGTATCCAGTCGGGAGACATGGGCACGGTAATCAATGCGCTGGACCAGTTCCTCGACAACATGACTGCGTCTCTGGCCGCACTCGAGGGGGGTAATCGGGGTATTATCCCGCGAGATCTGGTGTCCACGTGGCTCCGCGGGTGCACCTTTGCCGCGCTCGCCCTGCGGCATACCTGCTGCAACGAGGGGCGGGCGAGAcacgacgaggaagaggttgaggagattctcgaggaagacgccgtcgagctgcgGCGTCTCGAGACGTTGCTTGTCGAGTTCGAGGAAGCGGTCGACGACTCAGGGTCGTCCTTGACCGAGTTCATACAGACGTACTGGAAGGACAAGATGGCCAGCGTGTTGCGCGATATCACCCGGCAGAGTCTGACCGAGAGGGATGCCGAGGGTGCGAGGAGTCTCGGTGTGTACCTCCGGGTGGACGGATGCGAGGAAAAATGTGAAAGCGAGGATACTGACTCTTGGAGCGATTTTGAGAGCGATGATGAGAGTGCGGCCAGGAGGGTGAAACGTTACAATGACAGTCTCGACTTGTTGATTCGATAG
- a CDS encoding Cytochrome P450: protein MALLSSTALLYAVPALVAYYLISSYLDRRRLQQFAKANGATFPRYVPTKLPLGIDFVWRAITTTRKGGDLLDDVVGANYAANGTTFSMPGFFGPSEVYTIDPANIQAVLANKFKDFDLGERRIKQFKPLLGNSIFTADGAFWEHSRALFRPQFSRDQINDLDKTEAAVQALFRALPSVGVTGDGGDTVTVDIMPMLFRFTLDTATGFLFGESVESQTAAATGISSTTSAATAMAVDQGSGNDMSFADAFHEAQDWITMRVRLQGLYWLAPSATGKKAADYMRRYTDHYVRLALSSAKPPAPEKEGGEAGYSLLDTLATQTRDEDELRDQLLGLLLAGRDTTASLLAWVLLLLAQHPAVFDRLRAEVVEAFGEYDAENGGDTSHIDFASLKASKYLQFVLRETLRVYNVVPLNLRIAARDTVLPRGGGANGQQPIVVRKGQTVNFSPYLLHRREDVWEAAMEFKPERWEGVRLDWNYVPFSGGPRICLGQQFALTEAAYLLVRLLQRFKSMEWLGPQGKPRKDVHFTMAPRDGVHVKLQYA, encoded by the exons ATGGCGCTcctctcctcgacggcgctcCTCTACGCCGTCCCGGCCCTGGTGGCCTACTACCTCATCTCATCCTACCtcgaccgtcgccgcctccagcagttcgccaaggccaacggCGCGACGTTCCCCAGATATGTGCCCACCAAGCTGCCTCTGGGCATCGACTTTGTCTGGCGCGCCATCACCACGACGCgcaagggcggcgacctcctcgacgacgtcgtcggcgccaactacgccgccaacggcaccaccTTCTCCATGCCGGGCTTCTTCGGCCCCTCGGAGGTGTACACCATCGACCCGGCCAACATCCAGGCCGTGCTGGCCAACAAGTTCAAGGACTTTGACCTCGGCGAGAGGAGGATCAAGCAGTTCAAGCCGCTGCTGGGCAACAGCATCttcaccgccgacggcgccttCTGGGAGCACTCGCGCGCCCTCTTCCGCCCGCAGTTCTCGCGCGACCAGATCAACGACCTCGACAagaccgaggccgccgtgcaGGCCCTGTTCAGGGCGCTGCCGTCGGTCGGCGtcacgggcgacggcggcgacaccgTGACCGTCGACATCATGCCCATGCTCTTCCGCTTCACGCTCGACACGGCCACGGGCTTCCTCTTTGGCGAGAGCGTCGAGTCGcagacggccgccgccacgggcatctcgtcgacgacgagcgccGCGACCGCCATGGCGGTCGACCAGGGCAGCGGCAACGACATGAGCTTCGCCGACGCCTTCCACGAGGCCCAGGACTGGATCACGATGCGCGTGCGCCTCCAGGGCCTCTACTGGCTCGCGCCGAGCGCCACGggcaagaaggcggcggacTACATGAGGCGCTACACCGACCACTACGtccgcctcgccctcagctcggccaagccgccggcgcccgagaaggagggcggcgaggccgggtACAGCCTGCTGGACACGCTGGCGACGCAGAcgcgcgacgaggacgagctgaGGGACCAgctgctgggcctgctgCTCGCGGGACGGGAcacgacggcgtcgctgCTGGCGTgggtgctgctgctcctggcGCAGCACccggccgtcttcgaccgGCTCCgggccgaggtcgtcgaggccttTGGCGAGTACGATgccgagaacggcggcgacacgTCGCACATCGACTTCGCCTCGCTCAAGGCGTCCAAGTACCTGCAGTTCGTCCTGCGCGAGACGCTGCGCGTGTACAACGTGGTGCCGCTCAACCTGCGCATCGCGGCGCGCGACACGGTGCTcccgcgcggcggcggcgccaacggccagCAGCCCATCGTCGTGCGCAAGGGGCAGACGGTCAACTTCTCGCCCTACCTGCTGCACCGCCGCGAGGACGTGTGGGAGGCCGCCATGGAGTTCAAGCCCGAGAGGTGGGAGGGCGTCCGGCTCGACTGGAACTACGTGCCCTTCAGCGGCGGGCCGCGCATCTGTCTCGGAC AGCAATTCGCTTTGACCGAGGCCGCGTATCTGCTCGTCAGGTTGCTGCAGAGGTTCAAGTCCATGGAGTGGCTGGGCCCCCAGGGGAAGCCGAGGAAGGACGTCCACTTcacgatggcgccgagggaCGGCGTCCACGTCAAGCTTCAGTATGCGTAG
- a CDS encoding Golgi transport complex component cog5-like protein: MTTCDAEDPSYIDYEAFLDPDFSPSSFANTLVLATNNPNDAPLDLSTPLSRVLFDTQEIDSHIDLLTTKSAAPLLQHTAEQTAASKRIVSELDAQIKSLNDSYKQLEREVIDKHAEADEVRHVATRLWETLKLGRSVARCLQLGRQLEVQHAEIAGSSVSAAAAAAGKKEDHRALVRCSHTILSLREVLESTAPGEEGHGLARVDAVRTLRDSVVAPIERSVRETAEKIVRDFAVPDSATFAQGEETKARTVSAMVTLFLLSPAPATATAQKTDRWAPQLLLQALETYLRSALQSSIASLSRSLSQLPTLDRTLADISARCQNVVALELVLESTKLPTHPLVAAASQRQTNMLQPLLAHLETGSLPSYFWRTMAGNLGTRVQEIVNRGGVSARTLRSNKASVGDAVRDCVVRGCRMPSALKGKGRGEGNWEREVAVMVGSVVNNFGR, from the coding sequence ATGACGACctgcgacgccgaggaccccTCCTACATCGACTACGAGGCCTTCCTCGACCCGGATTTcagcccctcctccttcgcaaacaccctcgtcctcgccaccaACAACCCCAACGATGCGCCCCTCGACTTGTCCACCCCGCTGTCCCGCGTGCTCTTCGACACACAGGAGATCGACTCCCACATCGACCTGTTGACCACCAAGTCCGCCGCCCCGTTGCTGCAGCACACTGCCGAGCAGACTGCCGCGAGCAAGCGCATCGTctccgagctcgacgcccagATCAAGAGCCTGAACGACAGCTACAAACAGCTCGAGAGGGAGGTCATTGACAAGCATGCCGAGGCAGACGAGGTGCGCCACGTCGCCACCCGTCTGTGGGAGACCTTAAAGCTGGGCCGCTCCGTCGCTCGCTGTCTGCAGCTGggccgccagctcgaggtccagcacgccgagatcgccggctcgagcgtcagcgccgccgccgcagcagccggcAAGAAAGAGGACCATCGCGCTTTGGTGAGATGCTCGCACACCATCCTATCGCTgcgcgaggtcctcgagagCACGGCTCCCGGCGAAGAGGGCCACGGCCTAGCCCGTGTCGACGCCGTTCGCACCCTGCGCGATTCCGTCGTCGCCCCGATCGAGCGGTCCGTGAGggagacggccgagaagatTGTACGGGACTTTGCCGTGCCGGACTCGGCCACCTTTGCGCAGGGCGAGGAGACCAAGGCCCGCACCGTGTCGGCCATGGTGAcgttgttcttgttgtccCCGGCCCCGGCTACGGCTACAGCCCAGAAGACGGACCGTTGGGCGCCGCAGCTGCTCCTTCAGGCTCTCGAGACGTACCTGCGGTCGGCGCTGCAGTCGTCCATCGCCTCACTGTCGCGGTCTCTCAGCCAGCTGCCGACGCTCGACCGCACCCTCGCCGACATCTCGGCACGGTGCCAGAACGTCGTCGCGCTGGAGCTGGTGCTCGAGTCGACCAAGCTGCCGACGCACCCGCTTGTCGCGGCCGCGTCCCAGCGACAGACCAACATGCTGCAGCCGCTGCTGGCCCACCTCGAGACAGGCAGCCTGCCGAGCTACTTCTGGCGCACCATGGCGGGGAACCTGGGTACGCGAGTGCAGGAGATTGTCAACCGCGGCGGCGTGTCGGCGCGCACGCTGCGGTCCAACAAGGCGagcgtcggcgacgccgtgaGGGACTGCGTCGTCAGGGGGTGCCGCATGCCGAGCGCGCTCAAGGGGAAAGGCCGCGGCGAGGGAAActgggagagggaggtggCCGTCATGGTCGGGAGTGTCGTGAACAACTTTGGAAGATGA